Below is a window of Picosynechococcus sp. PCC 7002 DNA.
ACGAAACGCTCCAAGGACTGATTACAGAGAAAACTGGCACACCAGCCAAAGTCCTAGCCATTGACCCAAATCCCCCTTGGTTACAAACAGACATTCCCGCCCAAGTGCTTGAAAAAGCTCGCAGTTGCAACGTAGAAATTACTCCCGATCAATGGCAAGCCCTAACACCCCTGCAACGATTTGCCCTGCTTAAACTAAGTCGTCCCAGCCACGAAAACCACAACTTTGTCCCTGCTCTACGAGAATTTGGAGTGTTGCCAGGAGTTCACACTGAGAAAAATTGAGCTACATTGAAAAGCCCAACCCCCTGTTCCCGTCTATTTCGTAGGATCAATCACG
It encodes the following:
- a CDS encoding nitrate reductase associated protein produces the protein MTNFFGFEQDFIASLRCIPMILRYKLDTCGVKMKLDHWHKLTEAEKTQLIQMPCETPAEVQFYHETLQGLITEKTGTPAKVLAIDPNPPWLQTDIPAQVLEKARSCNVEITPDQWQALTPLQRFALLKLSRPSHENHNFVPALREFGVLPGVHTEKN